The proteins below are encoded in one region of Caldisalinibacter kiritimatiensis:
- the thyX gene encoding FAD-dependent thymidylate synthase, whose protein sequence is MASKLKVKLLDYTPNPEKLVASAAKLCYSRVGIDKIEEKLDEEKIKKFLEMLMSLGHESPVEHVSFTFAVEGVSRVLTHQLVRHRIGASYSQQSQRYVKLDQFEYIIPPAIEEVEEAKEMFIKAMEEDQKYYDQISEILFNKHLNNYLNEGINEKEARKKAEKRAIEDARYVFPNACETKIVFTMNARSLFNFFKHRCCNRAQWEIRELATEMLREVRKVAPTLFKYAGPSCLNGPCPEGKMTCGKIEEVREKFKTL, encoded by the coding sequence ATGGCGTCTAAACTTAAAGTAAAGCTTTTAGATTATACCCCTAATCCAGAAAAATTAGTAGCTTCGGCAGCAAAGCTTTGTTATTCAAGAGTGGGTATAGATAAAATTGAAGAAAAACTTGACGAAGAAAAAATTAAGAAGTTTTTGGAAATGTTAATGAGTTTAGGTCATGAATCACCTGTTGAGCATGTGTCATTTACTTTTGCAGTTGAGGGAGTTAGTAGGGTACTTACTCATCAACTTGTTAGACACAGAATAGGAGCTTCATATTCTCAACAATCTCAAAGATACGTAAAATTAGACCAATTTGAATACATTATACCTCCAGCAATAGAGGAAGTAGAAGAAGCTAAAGAAATGTTCATAAAAGCTATGGAAGAAGACCAAAAATATTATGACCAGATATCGGAGATTTTATTTAATAAGCATTTAAATAACTATCTAAATGAAGGTATTAATGAAAAAGAGGCAAGAAAAAAAGCGGAAAAAAGAGCGATAGAAGATGCTAGATACGTATTTCCAAATGCTTGTGAAACAAAAATAGTATTTACTATGAATGCAAGAAGTCTTTTTAACTTTTTTAAGCACAGATGTTGTAATAGAGCTCAATGGGAGATTAGAGAGTTAGCTACTGAGATGTTAAGAGAAGTAAGAAAGGTTGCTCCGACACTTTTTAAATATGCAGGACCAAGTTGTTTAAATGGACCTTGTCCTGAAGGTAAAATGACATGTGGAAAAATAGAAGAAGTGAGAGA